DNA from Alphaproteobacteria bacterium:
AAAATCATTTTATCTGCTGGAACATTATGAACATTAACTACCTCGCAATGACCAATATTATCTAAGCCATCTGCTATTACTACATCTTCTGGTAATATAATTTTACAATTATGCTTCTTAGCATTAGCTAAAATATTTTTTGCTGTTTCTAACAAATCATCTTCGCAAATTGAAGTACCAATATTAATATTTTGCGCTTTTAAAAAACTGTTGGCCATTCCACCACCAATTACTAAGATATCAGCATCTTTAACTAAATTATCTAGTAAGTTCAATTTTGAAGATATTTTCGAACCTCCAACAATAGCTGCAAAAGGTCTTTCAGGCTTCATTAAATTAGCTTCCACATTAGATAATTCCTCTTGAAATAAAACCCCAATTCCAGCAGGTAAAAACTTAGGTAAAGCAGAAATAGATGCATGAGACCTGTGTGAACAAGAAAAAGTATCATTAATGTAAATATCGCCAAGCATAGCTAATTCTTTAGCAAAATCTTCATCATTACTCTCTTCACCCGCATAAAATCTTAAATTCTCTAATAGCAAAACCTCACCTGACCTTAATTTAGCCACAGCTTCCTTTGCATTATCGCCAATGCAATCTACACAAAATTTGGCTGGCCTGTCTTTTGGTAAAAATTTATTTAATGCATCAACTATTGGAGCTAATGATAAAGATGGATCATATTGCCCCTTAGGACGCCCAAAATGAGATAATAAAATAATTTTAGCCTCCCTTTCAAGCAAATATTCAATAGTAGGTATAACTCTAGCTATTCTTGAATTATCAACTATTTTTCCATGACTAACTGGAACATTTAAATCTACACGAACTAAAATATTTTTATTTTTTAATTCAAAGTCGCCTAATATATTTATGTTTTCCATTTAATCTAAATTAGAAGTTTTTTGCAATATCTAACATTCTAACTGAGAATGCCCATTCATTATCATACCATGCAGCAATTCTAATAAAATTATCCTTTAAAACTTTAGTGCCTGTTGCATCAAAATAAGAACTTTCAATAGTTTGATTAAAATCTATAGATACTAATTCCTCTTCGGTATAACCTAAAACTCTACTCATAGAACCTGCTGCTGCAGCTTTAATTAACTTATTTAAATTATCTGCCGTGATAGATTTATTAGCTAAAAAACAAAAATCTATCATCGAAACATTCGCAGTTGGCACTCTAATTGCAGTGCCATCTAATCTACCATTTAACTCCGGTATCACCTTGCCAATAGCTTTAGCAGCACCAGTAGATGTAGGGATCATTGAGCTGTAAGCTGCTCTTGCTCTTCTTAGATCATTATGACTCGCATCAGCTGCGTTTTGATCGTTAGTAACTGCATGAATCGTAGTTACAAAACCTTTTAAAATTTCTAAATTATCATGTAACACCTTCGCAACCGGTGCCAAACAATTAGTTGTGCATGAGCCTATTGAAATTATATTATCTTTTGCAGTTAATAAGTTATCATTTACACCATGCACTATCATTTTAATATCATCACCTTTAGCAGGGGCAGAAATCATAACTTTTTTAGCTCCAGCTGTTAAATGCTTACCAGCTCCTGCTCTATCTTTAAAAGCTCCAGTACATTCCATAACAATATCTATATTATGCTCTGTCCATGGTGCATTTTCTGGCTCTCTCTCACGAAACACTTTAACTTCTTTACCATTTATAATTAAAGAATTTTCCTTTAATTCCAAGGTACCAGGAAATCTTCCATGAATTGAATCATATTTTAATAAATGATAATGATTTTCAATAGGGCCCCTACCATTAATAGCTACCAACTCAATATTTGGGGCTAATCCCATTGCCCACGCTCTAGCTACACATCTTCCAATTCTGCCAAAACCATTAATTGCTATTCTTACACTCATTATTGCTATCCTTCTATTTGTTTTATGTAAAATTTATACGCCTCAGCAAACCCCTCTAATGATTTGTCTATTTCCGTAATTCCTTTAATAATTATTGATAACTCTCTTCCTTTACTCATTTGTGTAATTAAAGTTTGTCTATCAGAATTTTTAAAAAACACATTTAAACCAGTATTCATATAAGATGAAACTTCTTTTTGGCGATCAACCTTAAAATTAACACCTCTTGTTAAGTTTAAATCATTATGCGCAACCGCTAAATAATATTTAGTAAATACTATAGCACCCCTGCCCTGCTCATTTTTAAAGGGACTACCAATAAAACATTCGTTTTTAGCAGTCATTAAATTCTGTTTACAAGATACTAACCACTCACCAAAAGGTTTATTTAGCTCATTTGGTAAATTTTGAGCAAAACTCTTGATAGAAAACAATAAACAAAATAGGAAGATTTTTAGCATAATAAGTTCTTAACTTCTTTAATAATATTCTCTGCTGTTAAACCAAAATGCTCATATAAATCACTTGCTTTACCAGAAGCACCAAAACTATTCATACCAATAAATTTATCGACATAACGATCAAAACTATAAGATCTAGATGCCTCAATAGCAACCTTTGGACCTTTACCTAAGCAACTTTCAATGTAAACTTTACTTTGCTCAGCAAATAAAGTAACGGAAGGCATGGACACAACCCTAACTCCTATTTTCTCTGCTTCTAGCAACTTCTTTGCTTGCATAGCAATCTCAACCTCAGAACCAGATGCAACAATAGTCGCTTGATATGTGTGTTCTTCAGCAGCTATGATATAACCGCCTTTTGCAACATTGTTATTTGCACTAGTTTCATTGCTAAATTGTTTTAATGCTTGCCTAGTTAAACTTAACGCTACTGGCCTATCTTTAAAATTCAAAGCTAATTGCCATGCTTCTAATGTTTCTACTGTATCGCATGGTCTAATTACCACTAAATTTGGCACCAACCTTAGTGCATCCAAATGCTCAATCGGTTGATGCGTAGGACCATCTTCTCCTAAACCAATTGAATCATGCGTAAACACATATATTACTTGCTGCTCCATTAAAGCTGACAACCTAATAGCAGGCTTACAATAATCACTAAATACTAAAAAAGTGCCAGAATATGGGATAAATCCACCATATAACGCCATACCATTCATAATAGCTCCCATTGCATGCTCCCTGATACCATAATGAACATATCTGCCATTATAATTATTCGTAGTTATAGAAGCTGTATTTGATGTTTTAGTATTATTTGAACCAGTTAAATCGGCAGAACCACCTATTAATTGTGGTACAAATTTAGTAAATAACTCTAGAGCCTCTCCCGATGCTTGTCTAGTTGCTATTGCCTTCTTCTCGGCAACTAAATTTTGCTTAAACTTAATTATTTCAGCTTCAAATTCTGCAAAACTCTTAGTTAAAAAACTATTAAATTCATCTTTTTGCGCATTATTATCTAACTTAGCTTGCCACGCCTCATATGATTTTTTACCCTGTAAACCAATTTCGTGCCAACCAGACAGAATGTTATCTGGGATTTCAAATGCAGCATAAGGCCAATTTAAAGCTGCTTTAGTAAGTTTTATTTCCTCTTCACCCAATGGCGAACCATGCGATTTTGCACTAGCTGATTTATTTGGTGAACCATAAGCTATGATAGTTTTACAAGCAATCATTGTTGGCTTATCTGAACGCTTAGCCTGGTTAAGCGCATCATCAATTTCTTGATGATTATGTCCATCTACCGCAATAACATTCCAGCCACAAGCTTTAAATCTAGCTTTTTGATCTTCACTGCTAGTCAAACTAACCTCACCATCTATACAAATGTTGTTATCATCAAATAAAACTATTAATTTATTTAATTTGTGATGACCTGCAAATGAAATAGATTCTTGTGAAATACCTTCCATCAAGCAACCATCTCCTACCATAACATAAGTAAAATGATCAATTAAATTTGGAAATCTAGCTGAAAGCAACCTCTCAGCAAAAGCCATGCCAACTCCATTAGCTAAACCTTGCCCCAAAGGACCTGTTGTAGTTTCAATAGCCTCTAACATCTCAACTTCAGGGTGACCTGCTGTTTTTGCTCCTAATTGTCTAAAGTCTTTTAAATCATCTAAGGTTATATCTTCATAACCACATAAATATGCCAACGCATAGATTAACATTGAACCATGACCAGCTGATAAGATAAATCTATCGCGATTAGCCCAAGTTGGATTTTTACTAGAAAATTTTAAATGGTTTTTAAACAAAATAGTTGCAACATCTGCAAAACCTAAAGGCAAACCAGGGTGACCAGATTTTGCCTTTTCAACCGCATCCATTGCTAGAGCTCTTATTGCATTAGCCAGTTCCTGTTCTGTGATATTTAATAAGCTATTTTCATTTTGCTCAAAATTATTAGAAGTTAATTTCATAATATATTAAAGTAATTTTATTTAGTATTTGCGTTTAATTAGCTATTGATAACTTACTTACTACCTCCCTCCTTGTTTCTTAGGAAGGTTGGTACATTGAGTATGTCATCACTTAAAACCAAATCAGATGATTCTTCCACTTGGTTTTTATGGTTAAATTCTTTAGCGTGACTTGTTGCATTATTTGCTAAAATAGAATTGTTATCTTTAAAAAAACTAAAAATCCCACCAAGCGTGTATTTTGCTTTTGACTCGCTATTTTTGATATTATGCTCTTCTTCATGTACAACATTATTAGAACTTGCTTGTTTAGCTTCTTGCGCATTTTCTATATTTAGAGAAGCTATTTTTTCAGAGTTCTCAGCATTCTTAAGATCGCTGCCTTTTGCAGAGTTTTCTAAATTATTAACATTGCTGCCTTGTTCGCCAGTTTCATTAA
Protein-coding regions in this window:
- the gap gene encoding type I glyceraldehyde-3-phosphate dehydrogenase codes for the protein MSVRIAINGFGRIGRCVARAWAMGLAPNIELVAINGRGPIENHYHLLKYDSIHGRFPGTLELKENSLIINGKEVKVFREREPENAPWTEHNIDIVMECTGAFKDRAGAGKHLTAGAKKVMISAPAKGDDIKMIVHGVNDNLLTAKDNIISIGSCTTNCLAPVAKVLHDNLEILKGFVTTIHAVTNDQNAADASHNDLRRARAAYSSMIPTSTGAAKAIGKVIPELNGRLDGTAIRVPTANVSMIDFCFLANKSITADNLNKLIKAAAAGSMSRVLGYTEEELVSIDFNQTIESSYFDATGTKVLKDNFIRIAAWYDNEWAFSVRMLDIAKNF
- a CDS encoding phosphoglycerate kinase — its product is MENINILGDFELKNKNILVRVDLNVPVSHGKIVDNSRIARVIPTIEYLLEREAKIILLSHFGRPKGQYDPSLSLAPIVDALNKFLPKDRPAKFCVDCIGDNAKEAVAKLRSGEVLLLENLRFYAGEESNDEDFAKELAMLGDIYINDTFSCSHRSHASISALPKFLPAGIGVLFQEELSNVEANLMKPERPFAAIVGGSKISSKLNLLDNLVKDADILVIGGGMANSFLKAQNINIGTSICEDDLLETAKNILANAKKHNCKIILPEDVVIADGLDNIGHCEVVNVHNVPADKMILDVGPYSTIEIITNLKKCKTIVWNGPLGAFEFRPFNVATETVARAVAYHTQNKDLLSVAGGGDVVAALTNSYLKDSFTYLSTAGGAFLEWLEGKESPGIRALQDNFTQDLAKKAS
- the tkt gene encoding transketolase, which translates into the protein MKLTSNNFEQNENSLLNITEQELANAIRALAMDAVEKAKSGHPGLPLGFADVATILFKNHLKFSSKNPTWANRDRFILSAGHGSMLIYALAYLCGYEDITLDDLKDFRQLGAKTAGHPEVEMLEAIETTTGPLGQGLANGVGMAFAERLLSARFPNLIDHFTYVMVGDGCLMEGISQESISFAGHHKLNKLIVLFDDNNICIDGEVSLTSSEDQKARFKACGWNVIAVDGHNHQEIDDALNQAKRSDKPTMIACKTIIAYGSPNKSASAKSHGSPLGEEEIKLTKAALNWPYAAFEIPDNILSGWHEIGLQGKKSYEAWQAKLDNNAQKDEFNSFLTKSFAEFEAEIIKFKQNLVAEKKAIATRQASGEALELFTKFVPQLIGGSADLTGSNNTKTSNTASITTNNYNGRYVHYGIREHAMGAIMNGMALYGGFIPYSGTFLVFSDYCKPAIRLSALMEQQVIYVFTHDSIGLGEDGPTHQPIEHLDALRLVPNLVVIRPCDTVETLEAWQLALNFKDRPVALSLTRQALKQFSNETSANNNVAKGGYIIAAEEHTYQATIVASGSEVEIAMQAKKLLEAEKIGVRVVSMPSVTLFAEQSKVYIESCLGKGPKVAIEASRSYSFDRYVDKFIGMNSFGASGKASDLYEHFGLTAENIIKEVKNLLC